The Kryptolebias marmoratus isolate JLee-2015 linkage group LG18, ASM164957v2, whole genome shotgun sequence genome includes a region encoding these proteins:
- the trmt1l gene encoding TRMT1-like protein isoform X2, with protein sequence MCICHLPCRNLKPSLSGDQAPGRHMAHYHCIVCSVTIARKTDMVSHLKRHVNKGETEASYSGSSDIPFEEPTPSGQAYEIMKELGTNVQLLPNHTTPQKSDTYFNRKMKTNRQLVFCSLAVLAEERSPIECLDAFGATGIMGLQWAKHLRNSVRVTITDISDTCVKMIKENCELNNIRVDGGGQRGPRGPNRVGGEADTAPVATVEVAKMDANVIMHLRPFDYIHLDPFGTAVNYLDAAFRNVRNLGIISVTSTDTSSLYAKSPNVTLRHYGCSIVRTEYYKELAARMVVASVARAAARCNKGIEVLLAVALEHFVLVVVRVLRGPAQADESAKKLRKLVHCQWCEERVFLKLGNMVDDTLPCNCHGSLPGKTAVQLGPLWSGPLFNTGFLRRMLSAAVQHSMDDIQPLVKTLTCESECTTLKSLVHGSSALTNQVECGVVIKTLQSGEEVGPADHSGKRKSGEDSGNVVKKLKPDASLEHPPFYYSIHRHSIRGMNMPKLNKFLQYLMEAGFRVSRTHFDPTGVRTDATLQQFKSVLTKYSKPTYANTATAQSVSSENPL encoded by the exons ATGTGCATCTGCCACCTGCCCTGCAGGAACCTGAAGCCCAGCCTCAGTGGAGACCAG GCACCGGGGAGACACATGGCTCACTACCACTGCATCGTGTGCTCGGTCACGATCGCTCGGAAGACCGACATGGTCAGCCACCTGAAGCGCCACGTCAACAAAGGCGAGACCGAGGCCAGCTACTCCGGGAGCTCCGACATCCCGTTCGAAGAGCCGA CTCCGTCGGGTCAGGCCTACGAGATCATGAAAGAACTCGGAACCAACGTGCAGCTCCTCCCGAACCACACCACTCCGCAGAAGAGCGACACCTACTTCAACCGCAAGATGAAGACCAACAG GCAGCTGGTGTTTTGTTCGCTCGCTGTTCTGGCTGAGGAAAGGAGTCCGATCGAGTGTTTGGATGCTTTCGGAGCTACAG GCATCATGGGCCTCCAGTGGGCCAAACATCTCCGTAACTCTGTCAGAGTGACCATAACGGACATCAGCGACACCTGCGTCAAAATGATTAAAGAGAACTGTGAGCTGAACAACATCCGGGTGGATGGAGGAGGCCAACGAGGCCCCCGGGGGCCCAACAGAGTGGGGGGTGAGGCTGACACGGCTCCTGTTGCCACTGTGGAGGTTGCCAAGATGGATGCCAACGTCATCATGCACCTGCGGCCGTTTGACTACAT CCACCTGGATCCGTTCGGTACAGCTGTGAACTACCTGGACGCCGCCTTCAGGAACGTCCGGAACCTCGGCATCATCTCGGTGACGTCGACAGACACGAGTTCTCTGTACGCCAAGTCACCCAACGTCACCCTGCGCCACTATGGCTGCAGCATCGTTCGCACCGAGTACTACAAAGAGCTGGCTGCGCGCATGGTCGTAGCCTCGGTGGCGAG AGCGGCAGCGCGCTGCAACAAAGGCATCGAGGTGCTGCTGGCCGTGGCGTTGGAGCACTTTGTGCTCGTGGTGGTGAGAGTCCTCAGAGGTCCAGCTCAAGCCGACGAGTCGGCCAAGAAGTTACGGAAACTGGTCCACTGCCAGTGGTGTGAGGAGAGAGTCTTCCTCAAGCTGGGAAACATGGTGGACG ACACTCTGCCCTGTAACTGCCACGGAAGTCTGCCTGGAAAGACCGCCGTGCAGCTGGGACCTCTGTG GTCCGGTCCTCTGTTCAACACTGGATTCCTGAGGAGGATGCTTTCTGCAGCCGTGCAGCACAGCATGGATGACATCCAGCCGCTCGTCAAGACTCTGACCTGCGAGTCCGAGTGCACCACCCTCAAGTCTCTGGTCCACGGGTCGTCGGCTCTCACCAACCAGG TGGAGTGCGGAGTCGTCATTAAGACGTTACAGAGCGGAGAGGAGGTGGGTCCGGCTGATCACTCCG ggaAAAGGAAGAGCGGGGAGGATTCTGGGAACGttgtgaagaagctgaagcctGATGCATCTCTGGAACACCCGCCTTTCTACTACAGCATCCACCGGCACAGCATCAGAGGCATGAACATGCCCAA GTTGAACAAGTTCCTCCAGTACCTGATGGAGGCCGGCTTCAGGGTGAGCCGGACCCACTTCGACCCGACGGGGGTTCGAACCGACGCCACGCTGCAGCAGTTTAAATCCGTCCTCACCAAGTACAGCAAGCCCACGTACGCCAACACGGCCACGGCGCAGAGCGTGAGCTCAGAGAACCCGCTCTGA
- the niban1a gene encoding protein Niban 1a, producing MGVSASSLLDEAKSNYVRGEAEAELKAFSLYYRKQFSVARFSQLEDELEQNKQKISQLLKQKGPPEEGEVLYEEGVFYFDDTRKWRERYVVVRANYCLECHDSLQTFIKGVPPRDKLLPTGGTVLTAEEAYMAMVDRCFPDDSSVKEDFAPPLSGMPGQFPVYLRLPYRRDSYFCFRQQAKQATFISFLSDCIRHQNQDFLKKKTCEVQAFLKAIQLYRQDQGKYKAWDMLIGSDVRVMANLVMEKLLPSLEKEMLPRLKAKKTDRKRVWFAIMEDAYIVVQEHLLEGLSALKEDCRTTVRQQEVLIHSEMGQILNTRRQLEEKIRAKVSEDAEKLCSESVQPYLGSVLEEMMEPISSGFMEGRQLSETKMTQACQEVLQGATYEQLKKVLAEMARPNLLSCYQKISSLQDNLKCLQERFSFSNMSGVIHSAQIDLQQLIENAAYTFELLLCKAVEENPENAASATEKAKHRVLKQYNYDSSTVRKRIFQDALVSVTLPFIKKNLAPTCRKELQGLEQMIFSDHSNFIHVENVYENILLDILDKEASKVVSEAASLRKHNLFINNSHSSLSSPPSSPSLVLASPVKTASEALPPSPLVVNGLPPSLQREQRQEKEELQSKATTDASVIETLLGRAKQKEEGAKVCLEAEVPAAKAGETVKEEAGTTEETETNRAKMQETVSVQTEETQTEAEPEIHLKEAEIPLSQTAPTEGESMKSEAPDPRKEPVNPSGEDPQPEDTPQSSEVKLETPSGGEEAAAICIKLKEAAESITASDPNSLDVSVGSDSPHSDLESTGDVSSSSDFLEVAQSPKSSEEMGEDKAAGEEEPTVVQMEGGSSVGDVEASADVKVETPASVDDPTPSPPSETRPPDCIKEIRDLVVEVFEVEQPLHRYPKEE from the exons ATGGGGGTCTCCGCGTCCAGCCTGCTGGATGAAGCCAAGTCCAACTACGTCAGAG GTGAGGCCGAGGCTGAGCTGAAGGCGTTCAGTCTGTACTACAGGAAGCAGTTCTCTGTGGCTCGGTTCTCTCAGCTGGAAGATGAACTGGAGCAGAACAAGCAGAAGATCTCACAGCTGCTCAAACAGAAG GGGCCTCCAGAGGAGGGTGAAGTTCTGTACGAGGAGGGGGTCTTTTACTTTGACGACACCAGGAAGTGGAGGGAGCGGTACGTGGTGGTGAGAGCCAACTACTGCCTGGAGTGTCACGACAGCTTGCAG ACCTTTATTAAAGGAGTTCCTCCGCGGGACAAACTGCTGCCTACAGGGGGCACTGTTCTGACCGCAGAGGAGGCGTACATGGCCATGGTGGACAGGTGTTTCCCCGATGACAGCA gtgtGAAGGAGGACTTCGCTCCGCCTCTGTCCGGGATGCCAGGACAGTTTCCTGTTTACCTGCGCCTGCCGTACAGGAGGGACTCCTACTTTTGCTTCAGACAGCAGGCCAAGCAGGCCACCTTCATCTCCTTCCTGTCGGACTGCATCCGACACCAGAACCAGG ACTTCCTGAAGAAGAAGACGTGTGAAGTTCAGGCCTTCCTCAAAGCCATCCAGCTCTACCGACAGGACCAAGGCAAATACAAGGCGTGGGACATGCTGATAGGGAGCGACGTCAGG gtgatGGCCAACCTGGTGATGGAGAAACTGCTGCCGTCGCTGGAGAAAGAGATGCTGCCTCGACTCAAAGCCaagaaaactgacaggaagAGGGTTTGGTTCGCC ATAATGGAGGATGCGTACATCGTGGTCCAGGAGCATCTGTTGGAAGGACTGTCGGCGCTGAAGGAGGACTGCAGGACGACGGTCCggcagcaggaggttctgattCACTCCGAAATGGGTCAGATCCTGAACACGAGGcggcagctggaggagaagatCCGAG cGAAAGTCTCGGAGGACGCAGAGAAGCTCTGCTCAGAGTCCGTTCAGCCGTACCTGGGCTCGGTTCTGGAGGAAATGATGGAACCGATCAGCTCTGGTTTCATGGAGGGGCGGCAGCTGAGCGAAACAAAGATGACCCAGGCGTGTCAGGAAGTCCTGCAGGGAGCCACATACGAGCAGCTGAAAAAG GTTCTGGCTGAGATGGCGAGACCCAACCTGCTGAGCTGCTACCAGAAGATCAGCTCCCTGCAGGACAACCTGAAGTGTCTGCAGGAGAGATTCAGCTTCTCCAACATGAGCGGAGTGATCCACAGCGCTCAGATCGACCTGCAGCAG ctgataGAAAATGCAGCATACACGTTTGAGCTGCTGCTCTGCAAAGCTGTGGAGGAAAACCCTGAAAACGCCGCCTCTGCCACTGAAAAGGCCAAACACCGAGTGCTGAAG CAATACAACTACGACAGCAGCACGGTGAGGAAGAGGATCTTCCAGGACGCTCTCGTTTCCGTCACTCTGCCCTTCATCAAGAAGAACCTGGCTCCAACCTGCAGAAAG GAGCTTCAGGGTCTTGAGCAGATGATTTTCTCCGACCACTCCAACTTCATTCATGTTGAGAACGTTTATGAGAACATCCTCCTGGACATCCTGGATAAGGAGGCTTCTAAAG TGGTGAGCGAAGCGGCCAGCCTCCGTAAACACAACCTGTTCATCAACAACAGCCACTCCAGCCTCTCCTCCCCGCCCAGCAGCCCCTCCTTGGTTCTGGCCTCCCCCGTTAAAACCGCCTCCGAGGCCCTGCCTCCGTCTCCTCTGGTGGTCAACGGTCTGCCGCCCAGCCTCCAGAGGGAACAGCGGCAGGAGAAGGAAGAGCTGCAGAGCAAAGCCACGACCGACGCGTCTGTGATCGAGACACTGCTGGGGAGGgctaaacaaaaagaagagggaGCTAAGGTTTGTCTGGAGGCAGAGGTACCAGCGGCCAAAGCTGGAGAAACTGTGAAGGAAGAGGCGGGCACCACAGAAGAGACGGAAACCAACAGAGCCAAGATGCAGGAGACGGTTTCTGTCCAAACTGAAGAAACTCAGACGGAAGCTGAGCCTGAAATCcatctaaaagaagcagaaatccCGTTGTCACAAACTGCCCCCACGGAAGGAGAGAGTATGAAGTCAGAAGCTCCTGATCCAAGAAAGGAACCTGTGAACCCTTCAGGAGAGGATCCCCAGCCTGAGGACACGCCACAGAGCTCAGAGGTCAAGTTAGAGACGCCCTCTGGTGGTGAGGAGGCTGCAGCGATCTGCATCAAGCTGAAGGAGGCTGCAGAATCCATTACGGCCTCAGACCCCAACTCTCTGGACGTGTCGGTGGGAAGTGACTCCCCTCACTCAGACCTGGAGTCCACAGGAGACGTCTCGAGCAGCTCCGATTTCTTAGAGGTTGCTCAGTCCCCCAAGAGCTCAGAGGAGATGGGTGAGGACAAAGCTGCAGGTGAAGAAGAACCAACCGTGGTCCagatggagggagggagcagCGTTGGAGACGTCGAAGCCAGTGCCGATGTGAAGGTGGAGACTCCAGCTTCGGTGGATGACCCCACGCCTTCTCCACCCTCTGAAACCCGGCCCCCGGACTGCATCAAGGAGATCCGAGACCTGGTGGTGGAGGTGTTCGAGGTGGAACAACCGCTTCATCGTTACCCCAAAGAAGAgtga